GTAGACCCAGATTCAGCAGTGTCTAGAGCAGCCGTAGACGTTGCGTCCGGTGATTCTAGACTGGCCAAGATTTTTAGGGCAAGTGTACTGTTATCTGCTTCTGCCGTAACTAGCAAATCAGCAAATTGTGCGAGTAGAGTGCGTAGCCCTAGACGAAAAACAGGATCCTCGTCGATTAGCAGTAGGTTGTAGGGAGTATCATCCATGGCAGCGATTGCTCAAATACGTTAATGTAGCAAAAATGGATCCGTAAAAATGCTGTTATTTTGACAGCAATATTGCTGAGCCAGATATTGATTCTGGTGTGATTTCTATTAGTAATCCAATGGGATCCTGATCACATCAAGTGAGCTGCTAATCACTCATTATTAAGGTTGTAAAGATTACAGAATTCAATTAAGAGCACATTAGTAAAAAAGTAAATCTTAATAAGTTTCCTACGATCCCCGTCTGTTTCACGGCTAAAACTGCCATGTTCTTGGGAATTCTAAGAATGTATCTGGTTTTTAATACAAATCTAAAGACAACTTGAAAATCACTAGATATTGAAGACGGTCGAAATCCAATCAAGGTGGGGATCACTGGGTTCATAGGCTTTTTCCAGCATCAGACAAAATAGTTGTATGAGATTAGCCATGCTGATGATCGCTACACACCTAGCCTATATGGGAGTTCCAGATGTGAAAACCTCACCGAATTCAACGTCATCCTGCCGATATTGCATTCACTACACACCGT
This is a stretch of genomic DNA from Cyanobacteriota bacterium. It encodes these proteins:
- a CDS encoding DUF3685 domain-containing protein; its protein translation is MDDTPYNLLLIDEDPVFRLGLRTLLAQFADLLVTAEADNSTLALKILASLESPDATSTAALDTAESGST